In Kitasatospora gansuensis, a genomic segment contains:
- a CDS encoding phage tail tube protein — MASTQQRYMRRGVTKIYFVKAIAAATNIPTRTELTAGTDLSKQVADIEGWSLENSPIETPDLGNRFATSIPGEDKAANSSLTFYEDLGSDTIEALLSKDAVGYVCILRKGDVPQSKSLDVFPVRVGSRAPSYSTGTEPAKFKVSFSISDLPTLDAPVPAAAAG; from the coding sequence GTGGCTTCCACGCAGCAGCGGTACATGCGCCGCGGCGTCACCAAGATCTACTTCGTCAAGGCGATCGCCGCCGCGACGAACATCCCGACCCGGACCGAGCTGACGGCCGGCACCGACCTGTCGAAGCAGGTCGCGGACATCGAGGGCTGGAGTCTGGAGAACTCCCCGATCGAGACCCCAGACCTGGGGAATCGTTTCGCCACCTCGATCCCGGGCGAGGACAAGGCCGCGAACTCCAGCCTCACCTTCTACGAGGACCTGGGCAGCGACACGATCGAGGCCCTGCTGTCGAAGGACGCGGTCGGGTACGTCTGCATCCTGCGCAAGGGGGACGTTCCGCAGTCCAAGTCGCTGGACGTGTTCCCGGTCCGCGTCGGCTCCCGCGCGCCGAGCTACAGCACCGGCACCGAGCCCGCCAAGTTCAAGGTCAGCTTCTCCATCAGCGACCTGCCGACCCTGGACGCGCCGGTCCCGGCCGCCGCCGCGGGCTGA
- a CDS encoding phage tail tape measure protein → MAGAYTLYVQLAAGMGQLTTGLRGGARELRSFDGQLGATRAELERVEAAAARLGRAQVAAAQQAATAQVAVREATERSATAQQAATAAAERAGRAQVVAAQAATRAEVERTAAIEASTRATRTQEVAQTTAARAQATAGAGAAAAQRTADAAAQSAARAAEVQAAQAVRAASAQEAAARAAGLAERTSATAAQAGAAAAQARAQLANTEEQAARRSVAAAAELGRAQTEAAAAAQAATAARMSNFVTAGLALGAILAAGAIGAIRLEREMANVLTISEQIDGRNVGAFTDQIIRLSTQLPQTASQLAQGLYQIVSTGFDGAEAMSILEVSAKGASAGLTTTETAATALLGVLKAYGMPASKASDVMDIMFQTVNKGVISFSELAQQLGDVVPMAAAAGISFEDMSAALAAITLAGIPAAESATALNMLFTRLMKPTRDLAALITDLGYESAASAIQQDGLYTVLGKINTATGGAAEATVNLFKDIRATRAMLALAAADGKNYADTYEGITLAVNRAEATQKAYAIQMDTVGGQWDLFKNRAAALGMDLARVLLPVLQELAEGASVVANTFNSLPAGVKESIGVLLALGAVALIARAGVAQLSTQLTAFRVAVAEAQAGGAMLPAILRGTSLAVTGLTGLLALGVLGYSAYSASKAKATAATADLTAALRQEREQHDVGAGMRALAESLANSDDMKKLKAAGLDMKEVIDGLMSGGEKLAALNDKLDLGKAKSWDAAVGGYDVSFDKAKKILNDRHKTWSDAIKADAEQAAAMDIVNAKVKASVQQNLEVWSPSMALPVDKNGNPRWTEEMKAVAKTMASIVEPANAWKAAQDKVAESSRAGSLQLDLAKTSVSGYIKALTEQAGAQKSFQRDLEELTARGYGPLAAHFGKLGDASSGMVHQLVENLRAGKSGAAEQLAGLTQVAKVGLDNYMGEMRRQLQTQRDFQKNLSDLAVQGRLDLVDHFAQLGVSSSGMLSELVGQLKAGQTGVADELEKIVSEGTARSTNAYRAGLEQVPLIAQKYGQETARAWASAAETDDVARFGQLMQQMAVTDMTNAARAGAAASKTELSAGLDLVTQVAQAKGLDSAKAFSAALLAGDIDQAMTMIKSIWGSKQPIDAPDLSAVIGAFKTAGGSANAEWSAMLTLIGQVSQTKGAAAAQALTSALLSGDMKSVEAQLNAIGMSVKSIPGSKTINVNVNAPSKIDIPVVLTPQGANNFNGGVWDSPFAARKANGGIVEFFANGGIRAPRGPENHIAEIVPAGTWRVMAEPETMGESYIPLAPSKRARSKLILEETANRFGGTVLYGGIGKLHLANGGVVSTRAVPTRAAAAKLVPARATATTVIVRDSAPAPLVGSMPITVTGSSVTGEQVADAVMSRLRRIQRGGRA, encoded by the coding sequence GTGGCCGGCGCCTACACCCTCTACGTGCAACTCGCCGCAGGCATGGGCCAGTTGACGACCGGCCTGCGCGGAGGCGCGCGGGAGCTTCGGTCCTTCGACGGACAGCTCGGAGCGACACGAGCCGAGTTGGAGCGGGTGGAGGCTGCCGCCGCCCGGCTCGGCCGCGCCCAGGTCGCCGCCGCCCAGCAGGCCGCAACCGCCCAGGTCGCGGTCCGGGAGGCCACCGAACGCTCCGCCACGGCGCAGCAGGCCGCGACCGCTGCCGCCGAACGCGCCGGGCGGGCCCAGGTCGTCGCTGCGCAGGCCGCGACCCGTGCGGAGGTCGAGCGGACGGCCGCGATCGAGGCCAGCACCCGGGCCACCCGCACCCAGGAGGTCGCCCAGACGACGGCCGCCCGCGCGCAGGCCACCGCCGGGGCCGGTGCCGCAGCGGCGCAGCGCACCGCCGACGCCGCCGCCCAGTCCGCGGCCCGGGCCGCCGAGGTACAGGCTGCTCAGGCCGTCCGGGCCGCCTCCGCGCAGGAGGCCGCCGCCCGGGCTGCGGGCCTGGCGGAGCGGACCAGTGCGACTGCCGCGCAGGCCGGTGCCGCCGCCGCGCAGGCGCGGGCCCAGCTCGCCAACACTGAGGAGCAGGCCGCCCGCCGGTCCGTCGCCGCAGCGGCCGAGCTTGGTCGCGCGCAGACCGAGGCCGCCGCCGCAGCTCAGGCCGCGACGGCCGCCCGGATGTCGAACTTCGTCACTGCCGGTCTCGCGCTCGGGGCGATCCTCGCGGCCGGGGCGATCGGGGCGATCCGCCTTGAGCGGGAGATGGCCAACGTCCTGACCATCTCGGAGCAGATCGACGGCCGCAACGTCGGTGCGTTCACCGACCAGATCATCCGGCTGTCCACCCAACTGCCGCAGACCGCGAGTCAGTTGGCGCAGGGCCTCTATCAGATCGTCTCGACCGGGTTCGACGGGGCGGAGGCCATGTCGATCCTGGAGGTGTCCGCGAAGGGCGCCTCCGCCGGCCTGACGACCACTGAGACCGCCGCGACGGCGCTCCTGGGTGTCCTGAAGGCGTACGGCATGCCCGCCTCCAAGGCGAGCGACGTCATGGACATCATGTTCCAGACGGTCAACAAGGGTGTCATCAGCTTCTCCGAGCTCGCGCAGCAGCTCGGCGACGTGGTGCCGATGGCCGCCGCCGCCGGCATCAGCTTCGAGGACATGAGCGCCGCCCTCGCGGCGATCACCCTGGCGGGCATCCCGGCGGCCGAGAGCGCGACGGCGTTGAACATGTTGTTCACGCGCCTGATGAAGCCGACCCGGGACCTGGCGGCGCTGATCACCGACCTCGGCTACGAGTCCGCGGCGTCCGCGATCCAGCAGGACGGCCTCTACACGGTCCTCGGCAAAATCAACACCGCCACCGGCGGCGCGGCCGAAGCAACTGTCAATCTCTTCAAGGACATTCGCGCCACCAGGGCGATGCTGGCTCTGGCAGCCGCCGACGGCAAGAACTACGCCGACACGTACGAGGGCATCACCCTCGCGGTGAATCGCGCGGAGGCTACGCAGAAGGCGTACGCCATCCAGATGGACACCGTCGGCGGCCAATGGGACCTGTTCAAGAACCGGGCCGCCGCCCTCGGCATGGACCTCGCCCGCGTCCTCCTCCCAGTCCTCCAGGAACTCGCCGAAGGCGCCTCCGTCGTCGCCAACACCTTCAACTCCCTTCCCGCCGGGGTGAAGGAGAGCATCGGCGTGCTCCTCGCGCTCGGAGCGGTCGCCCTCATCGCCCGCGCCGGCGTCGCCCAACTCTCCACCCAGCTCACCGCGTTCCGCGTAGCCGTGGCGGAGGCGCAGGCGGGCGGCGCGATGCTGCCCGCGATCCTGCGCGGCACCAGCCTCGCCGTCACCGGCCTGACCGGCCTCCTCGCCCTCGGAGTGCTCGGCTACTCCGCGTACTCCGCCAGCAAGGCGAAGGCCACCGCAGCGACCGCCGACCTCACCGCGGCGCTGCGCCAGGAGCGGGAGCAGCACGACGTGGGCGCTGGCATGCGGGCCCTCGCCGAGTCGCTGGCCAACTCCGACGACATGAAGAAGCTCAAGGCCGCCGGACTGGACATGAAGGAGGTCATCGACGGCCTCATGTCCGGCGGGGAGAAGCTGGCCGCCCTCAACGACAAGCTCGACCTCGGCAAGGCCAAGTCGTGGGACGCCGCAGTTGGCGGCTACGACGTGTCCTTCGACAAGGCGAAGAAGATCCTCAACGACCGCCACAAGACGTGGTCCGACGCGATCAAGGCCGACGCCGAGCAGGCCGCCGCCATGGACATCGTCAACGCCAAGGTCAAGGCGTCCGTCCAGCAGAACCTGGAGGTCTGGTCTCCGTCCATGGCCCTGCCGGTCGACAAGAACGGCAACCCCCGGTGGACGGAGGAGATGAAGGCCGTCGCGAAGACGATGGCCTCGATCGTTGAACCCGCCAACGCGTGGAAGGCCGCCCAGGACAAGGTCGCCGAGTCGTCCCGCGCCGGCTCCCTGCAACTCGACCTCGCCAAGACCTCCGTCTCCGGCTACATCAAGGCCCTCACCGAGCAGGCCGGAGCTCAGAAGAGCTTCCAGCGGGACCTGGAGGAGCTGACCGCGCGCGGCTACGGGCCGCTCGCCGCCCACTTCGGCAAGCTCGGCGACGCCTCCTCCGGCATGGTCCACCAGTTGGTGGAGAACCTGCGCGCAGGGAAGAGCGGTGCAGCCGAACAGCTCGCCGGGCTCACCCAGGTCGCCAAGGTCGGGCTCGACAACTACATGGGGGAGATGCGCCGCCAGCTCCAGACGCAGCGCGACTTCCAGAAGAACCTGTCCGACCTTGCCGTGCAGGGCCGACTGGACCTGGTCGACCACTTCGCGCAGCTCGGCGTGTCCTCCTCCGGGATGCTGTCCGAACTCGTTGGGCAGCTCAAGGCCGGACAGACCGGCGTGGCCGACGAGCTGGAGAAGATCGTCAGCGAGGGCACCGCCCGCTCCACCAACGCCTACCGGGCCGGTCTGGAGCAGGTGCCGCTCATCGCGCAGAAGTACGGCCAGGAGACCGCCCGGGCGTGGGCGTCAGCGGCGGAGACCGACGACGTCGCCCGCTTCGGGCAGCTGATGCAGCAGATGGCCGTCACTGACATGACCAACGCGGCCCGCGCCGGCGCCGCAGCGTCCAAGACCGAACTGTCGGCGGGCCTCGACCTGGTCACCCAGGTCGCTCAGGCGAAGGGCCTCGACTCGGCGAAGGCGTTCTCCGCCGCCCTACTTGCCGGGGACATCGACCAGGCGATGACCATGATCAAGTCGATCTGGGGCAGTAAGCAGCCCATTGACGCCCCTGACCTGTCGGCGGTGATCGGCGCGTTCAAGACCGCGGGCGGCTCGGCGAACGCGGAGTGGTCGGCGATGCTCACGCTCATCGGGCAGGTCTCCCAGACCAAGGGCGCCGCCGCCGCGCAGGCTCTCACCTCCGCCCTGCTGTCCGGCGACATGAAGAGCGTTGAGGCGCAGCTCAACGCGATCGGCATGTCCGTGAAGTCGATCCCGGGCTCCAAGACCATCAACGTCAACGTCAACGCGCCGAGCAAGATCGACATCCCGGTGGTGCTGACCCCGCAGGGCGCGAACAACTTCAACGGCGGCGTCTGGGACTCCCCGTTCGCCGCCCGCAAGGCCAACGGCGGCATCGTCGAGTTCTTCGCCAACGGCGGCATCCGCGCTCCGCGCGGCCCGGAGAACCACATCGCCGAGATCGTCCCCGCCGGCACGTGGAGGGTGATGGCGGAGCCGGAGACGATGGGGGAGTCCTACATCCCCCTGGCCCCGTCCAAGCGGGCCCGCTCGAAGCTGATCCTGGAGGAGACCGCCAACAGGTTCGGCGGCACCGTCCTGTACGGCGGCATCGGGAAACTCCACCTCGCCAACGGCGGCGTCGTCTCCACTCGGGCCGTGCCGACCCGGGCTGCCGCGGCCAAGCTCGTGCCCGCCCGCGCGACCGCGACGACCGTCATCGTCCGCGACAGCGCCCCCGCCCCCCTGGTCGGCTCCATGCCGATCACCGTCACCGGCTCCTCCGTCACCGGAGAGCAGGTCGCCGACGCGGTGATGAGCCGACTTCGCCGCATCCAGCGGGGAGGTCGTGCCTGA